CAAAATGTTTGATGATTGCTTGAGCAAATTCAGAGCATTTTAAAGGAGGGTCAACAGGAGGCTCGATCAGTCTAGCTAAATCATAGGTAACTTCACTATTAGCGATCGCTTCAGCCAATCCCTTTTGAATCAAATCCGCCGCTTCTTGCCAACCCATAAACTCTAGCATCATGACTCCAGAGAGAATAACCGAGCCTGGATTAATCCGATCTAGTCCAGCGTGCTTTGGTGCTGTGCCGTGGGTAGCTTCAAAGATAGCGCAATCGTCACCAATGTTTGCCCCAGGACTCATACCCAAACCGCCAACAATAGCTGCTGCTGCATCAGAAATGTAATCGCCGTTTAGGTTCATCGTTGCCAAGATAGAATAATCATCAGGGCGGGTTTGAATTTGCTGAAAAATACTGTCAGCAATGCGATCGTTTACCATTACTTTGTTCTTCCATTTGCCTTCCCCGTGAGTATCCCAAATATTGTCTAAGACTTCTTGAACTTCTTGACCAATTTTTTGCTGTTTTTCTGGAGTTAGAGCATTATATCCAGGCTCTATTTTACGAGCGTTATCTTCAATTGAAAGATTACTATTTGCTTCTTTATTGCTTAGAATCCAAGATTCTCTTTCGGTAACACATTCACCCCGAAATTCTGTAGTCGCCAATTCATAACCCCAGTCACGAAAAGCACCTTCGGTATATTTCATAATATTACCCTTATGTACTAAAGTAACCTGTTGCTTGTTTGCAGTCAGTTTTAAAGCCTGCTGAATTGCTTTTCTAATTAAGCGTTGTGAACCAGTTTTGCTAATCGGCTTGATGCCAATCCCTGAATCTAAAGGAATTTGCTTCTTGCCATGTTCAGGAGTGTTGGGAATCAAATCTGTGTTTAGTAAATTAATCAACCTAGTGCCAATTTCGTCCCCTTGTTTCCATTCAATACCCAGATAAATATCTTCGGTATTTTCACGATAAACAATTACGTCCAGCTTTTCAGGATATTTATGAGGAGATGGCGTACCTTGATAGTAACGGCAGGGACGCACACAGGCATATAGCTGAAATATTTGGCGCAGAGCTACATTCAAGGAACGAATCCCTCCTCCTACAGGAGTAGTCAAAGGACCTTTTATTGCCACTCCATATTCTTTAATCGCATCTAGAGTATCCTGAGGCAGATATTGGTAAGTACCATATTTTTCACAGGCTTCGTCTCCCGCATACACCTTAAACCAATTGATTTTACGCTTGTCACCGTAGGCAGTTTTGACCGCTGCATCAATTACAGCTTCGGTAGCTGGCCAAATATCTACTCCAGTACCATCACCACGAATAAAGGGAATGATTGGATCATCAGGGACAATAGGCTTGCCATCTTGAAAAGTTATTTTAGAGCCAGCGTTTGGTGGTGTCAGTTTCTCGTACATACGGTTGTGATTAAGGAAAAATGAATATAGCTACAGTACAATTAAATCGCTCTGATTTGACAGTAGCAAAATTTTTTAGCTGAAGTTTTTAAATAAAAATAATTATGTTGAAGACCT
This DNA window, taken from Pleurocapsa sp. FMAR1, encodes the following:
- a CDS encoding NADP-dependent isocitrate dehydrogenase — encoded protein: MYEKLTPPNAGSKITFQDGKPIVPDDPIIPFIRGDGTGVDIWPATEAVIDAAVKTAYGDKRKINWFKVYAGDEACEKYGTYQYLPQDTLDAIKEYGVAIKGPLTTPVGGGIRSLNVALRQIFQLYACVRPCRYYQGTPSPHKYPEKLDVIVYRENTEDIYLGIEWKQGDEIGTRLINLLNTDLIPNTPEHGKKQIPLDSGIGIKPISKTGSQRLIRKAIQQALKLTANKQQVTLVHKGNIMKYTEGAFRDWGYELATTEFRGECVTERESWILSNKEANSNLSIEDNARKIEPGYNALTPEKQQKIGQEVQEVLDNIWDTHGEGKWKNKVMVNDRIADSIFQQIQTRPDDYSILATMNLNGDYISDAAAAIVGGLGMSPGANIGDDCAIFEATHGTAPKHAGLDRINPGSVILSGVMMLEFMGWQEAADLIQKGLAEAIANSEVTYDLARLIEPPVDPPLKCSEFAQAIIKHFA